The genome window CCATCAGCTCGTCCGTTTCGCCGCCCATTCCGTATTCTTCAATGTAACTGAACATCTCATTGACCTTCCGGGAGATTGTACCTGTCGTCACCTCATATTTAGTGGCCATATCAGGTTTTGAGACATTGAAGCCGTATTCCTCGGACAGCAAATATTCAATTGCAGCACAGAAGGAACCTGTCTTCTTCACAGTGGGGCGCGTCTGGCGGGAATAACCGTTCCATAACATCAGAGCTTCCGAAATCAGCTCCCCCTCGTATTGGTTCCGCATGTTCTCAATCAGCTCCAGGGCCAACTGTTCGTGAGAAGGATGTTCCCATTTCAGCTCTTGCGTTACCAACCTTTTCAGTTTGGTTGGAGTCAGCTTGCTCTCAGGCTGAACTGTAGCTTCTTGGACAGGCTGCTCCGTTGATATCAGGCGCAGTATAGATTCTGCGGGTGAGGACTCCTTATTCAAACAGCACTTCTTATATTTTTTCCCACTTCCGCATGGGCATAACTCATTTCTTCCAACCTTACTCAAAACTAATTCCCCCTTAAATCTGTCACTAGCCAGTTGTATGAGAACACAGTTGCATTAACATTTAGGTGCCGTTTCTCGTACGAGGCATTCTATATGATTTGCAGTTTCCAGCGAGCAAGCAGAACGGCTACCCCGCCCTTGTATAAGGACGGGGCGTTTCTGCGAGTATTAGAAGGATTAAAGACAACCCGAAACTCCTTTTATACTGTTCATGTGCAATAAGGCGGTTCTCTCTGGCGATGTGTTCCTCATACACACTGTCGTTGAATTGCATTCGCCTGAGCCCAAATGCTAAATGCTTGCTTGATGCTTGATATACCATCCGATGAAGCTAAACTATGAAACAACTGGCTTTAATATATTCGAATCCATTCCTCTATTCTAGCAAAAATTATATAAAGGGGTAAGCTTTACACAAAACATATACATTTTCATTGCAAAAAAATAGCCTGCACACGGTGTGCAGGCTCAAAAGATATATAAAAAAAGGGGGTCATGTGTGTTATTATAAGCCCACTATGTTAAAGGCTTATGTAACTAATATTACAGTAATATTACAAAAATGATAGCGCTTTATTTCTTTGAAAAGTATAGACATAATTAAAAGCCCTTGCACATTACTCGACTCTGTAGTCAAGCAGTGCAAGGGCAAAAGGGATCTACACGTTAATTCAGTTCTTCCACATAGGCATGGTTGGAACGAAGCTTATGAACAATCTCGTCATAGTCCTCATCCCTTACTTTGGCAGACAGAACATAGTGCAGATCATCATAATCGGCCGAAGACACGTCTGCAGCATCCAGCATGTCTCCATCCTCATTCACTCTGTCACGAGAGTCCCGTTCTGCATCACGATCCACATTGGATACCACAGGGATCACATTTTCGCTGGCTGGAACACCGGGAGCAGCACCAACACCCATTGCTCCGTTCGTGCCTACACCACCCGCAGTATTATATGGTACCAGTGGTACCATAACACGCGTGTCTCTACCAATCGCACTATCGAGTTGACCTACTTCCAAATGCTCTGTACGGAACGTCTGAAGTGAAGTTCTTGCTCCCTCCGCCTCGTCTTCGGTTCGAAAATACGCCTGAATATGTTTTGTCATGTCAAACCCTCCTTTTTCGGAATGAAATGCAAACGTGAAGTTTGTATAAGTCACGATGTAACGTAGTTACAATACTTCAATGTATGTCAGTTAAAACTGGTGAAGTTAAAACTGGTGAAGTTAAATCACTTTTAACAGTTCACGCACAAATGCTGGCTCATCTTCAGGCGTTCGGGATGTAATATAGTTTCCATCCACAACAGCCTCATGATCCTTGAACTCTGCTCCTGCGTTTACCATGTCATCCTTGAGCGGTGGATAGGATGTAATCGTACGGCCTTTCAACAGATCGGCACTAGCCAAAATCTGCGGACCATGGCATATCGCCGCGATTGGTTTCTTCGCACTGTTGATCTCGGTGACAAACTTCAAGATGTGCGCATCACTTCGCAAATTCTCAGGGGATGATCCACCAGGAATCACGACTGCATCATACTCTGAAGCGGATGCGTCAGCAATCGCCTTATCTGTCGTATAGGAGGCTTTTCCTCCTTTACCTTTAAGGGTCTCACCAGCTTTTAAACCGATAATCTCCACTTCGTGTCCAGCTTTTTTTACTTCGTCATACGGCACCTGCATCTCCGAATCTTCAAAGTCATTCGCCAATAAAAAAGCAACTTTACTCATAATGTATGTTCTCCTTTCCGTGTTCGAACTTTCTTTATGAATCGGGCCTTGCAGTACAATGGCACTTCGTTGTGCCTCGTTTTGTTATTACCCTCACCAGAGCAATTTATAACAATCCGATGTAATTTCATTTTCTAGGAAAATCGACTAACGAGTATTTTATAAAAATCAACTCATGACAAAAAGACCTGATTCGGTGAGGAATCAGGTCTTTTTCAAAATCTGTATAATCCAAATTTCAGATGTTTATACAAGTGTGGACAATCAAGATCGCGGAAGATGACTCTGTTTCCCTTTGTCGGAATCCTCAAGTGCCCAGATCGTTGCAACACACTCAGCAGCCGCACGGGCAAGATGCAATGATTCATACAGGTTGCCAGGGAGTAACAAAGGTTCTGTACGGATACGTGTTTCTTTCGCAGATTGGCGCATAATTGGCTGGATACTCCTTTGATCATAAAATAGTCATCAACGAATTATCCTTCATTATGGCCTGAACCCGAAGAAATTATGCACGTGGTTCCTAACGAACCGGACTTTCAAGCATCAAAGTCACGGGTCCCCAGTTGGTAAATGTTACATCCATCATCGCTCCGAAACGGCCGGTTTCAACCTGAATCCCTTTATCTCGTAAAAGTTGATTAAACGTCTCATATAAACGTTCTGCCGCTTCCGGTCGGGCCGCAGCTGCAAAGCTAGGACGCTTTCCTTTGCGACAATCTCCGTACAGGGTGAACTGGGAAACGGACAGTACAGCACCGCCTACATCAAGCAGGCTGAGGTTCATCTTCTCCTGATCATCCTCAAATATCCGTAACCCGCTAATTTTGTCAGCCAGATACTGAGCATCCTTCTCCGTGTCCTCATGGGTAATACCTACGAGCAACATTAATCCGGATTCGATCTTACCCGTCAGTTCGTCTCCCACAGTCACCTGAGCCTCTTTACAGCGTTGAACAAGCACCCTCATCTTACAGGCTCCTTACTGCATAATCCGATGCACCGAATAGACATCTTTCACCCGTTTGATCCGATCTACAACGGATTGCAGATGATCCGTATTACGAATCAGAATTGTGACGTGCACCAATGCTAATTTATTTTTATCTGTCCGTCCGGTAACGGCAGAAATATTGGTTTTACTTTCGGATACAGCCTGAAGTACCTCGTTAAGCAAGCCATTCCGATCATGGCCTGTAATCTCAATATCCACACTGTAACTCGCTTCGATATTCTCTTCCCACTCAACCTCAATCACACGTGCTGCTTCTTCTCCGTCTGCACTTGTCGGAATATTCGGACAGTCACTACGGTGCACGGAAACACCCCGTCCGCGTGTAACGTATCCGATAATGTCATCCCCTGGCACAGGATTACAGCATCGTGCAAATCGAACAAGCAGATTATCGATGCCCTTGACACGAATGCCATTGGTTGGTCGATTTCTCCGTTCCGGTGCAGGTTTCAGCTCGCGCATCTCGGAATTCAATTCCAGCAAACTGGACTCTTCCTGCTCTTTACGGAGTTTTTCAGTTGCTTTGGTTACGATCTGTGCAGCAGTAATTCCACCGAAGCCAACAGCTGCAAGCATGTCCTCAATATCATTAAACGCATATTTTTTGGCAGCTTCCATCAACTTGTCATCCGTCATCCACGCAGAAGGATCAAGCCCCATGCGTTTCAATTCACGCTCACAGCTCTCTCGACCTTTTTCAACGTTTTCTTCACGGCGTTCCTTCTTGAACCATTGTTTGATCTTCGCTCGTGCATGAGAAGATTTCGCAATTTTCAACCAGTCCTGGCTAGGTCCGTAAGAATGTTTGGACGTCAAAATTTCGATGATATCACCTGTCTTCAGATGATAGTCCAGCGGAACAATTCGACCGTTCACTTTGGCACCGATGGTCCGATTACCAACCTCCGTATGGATTCGATAAG of Paenibacillus sp. FSL R5-0517 contains these proteins:
- a CDS encoding type 1 glutamine amidotransferase domain-containing protein, which translates into the protein MSKVAFLLANDFEDSEMQVPYDEVKKAGHEVEIIGLKAGETLKGKGGKASYTTDKAIADASASEYDAVVIPGGSSPENLRSDAHILKFVTEINSAKKPIAAICHGPQILASADLLKGRTITSYPPLKDDMVNAGAEFKDHEAVVDGNYITSRTPEDEPAFVRELLKVI
- the dtd gene encoding D-aminoacyl-tRNA deacylase — translated: MRVLVQRCKEAQVTVGDELTGKIESGLMLLVGITHEDTEKDAQYLADKISGLRIFEDDQEKMNLSLLDVGGAVLSVSQFTLYGDCRKGKRPSFAAAARPEAAERLYETFNQLLRDKGIQVETGRFGAMMDVTFTNWGPVTLMLESPVR